The genomic window GCGTGTCGTTGAACAGGCGCCGGCCCAGTTCCAGCTTGGCGTCGGAGAACGGGTTGTCCGCAGGGTAGGGCGCGCTGTCAGGCCGGCTCCAGGCGGATAGGTTGCCGGGCCGGTCGGCTTCCGCCCGCGGCCCGGCCAGCCCCAGGGTGAAGGCCATTATGACAGTTGCCAATACCGGAAATGAACGCCGCACCTTACCCATGATGAGACTCTGTTGTTATTTACCGCAGCCGGCTCAATGCCAATTCGACATTGGAGACCATGGCCGACACTTCCCCCGGCGGGGTCACCTTGCCCTTGGGCGGCTGTAGCGTGGCCCAGACGGGGGCCAGCTTATCCATGGCCTTGGCGGCATTGCCTGACGGGTCGCTGGTAGCGGCAGAGGCGGCCAGACGGTGCAGATAGACCTTGGCGATGGCGTAGAAGCCGCGTCCATCCTGGTACTCGATGGGGCTGGTGATCACTCCATCCTCCACCGCCGCCGCATATTCTGACGCCGCCGTGCGCAGCAGGGTGGCGATGACAGGCGTCAGAAAGGCCGGCTTGGCACGGTCAGCCGCGGCGATCGTGGCCTCTGCCTTGGCTATGGCCTTCTCAACCGTCTCAAGCGCCTTTACGACATCGGCCACCGGGGCTTTCGCGCGCGCCAGCGCTACCAGGGCGTCAAGCTCGGCCTCGAACCCGGCCTTACGGGTGTCCAGCACGGGGCGGGCACCGTCATAGATTTCTTCCGCCGGGTGCAGGAAATGCGGAATGGCATCGCCGCCGCGCCCCGCATTGTAAAGCTCCCGGCCCACCGACAGGTGGCCGCGTATCAGACCCAGGGAGCCTTGCAACTGCTGATCTTCGGACAGGTTGTCAAAGGCGCCTAGTTCCCCGCCCTCGCCACCCTCGGCGGCGGCCGGCACGGCGGCGCCATGGCCGGCGTGATGGTCCTGGGCCATTGCCATACCGGTCTGGCCCATGGCTACGCACAGGCCGACACCTACCCAAAGCTTCGCATTGATCCGCATTCGATCCTCCATTGGCTCTGGGTATATTGCAAATTACTCGCAAACGCGGAAGCTAAATTGACGCAGCAAGTGACAGGGCGCACTGTCCAAACCGGGTCTTACGGCATATCTGTCTGTCAGTACCTGTGTCCGACAGAGGAATGCCCCCGATGCTGCTGCGCCATGCCCCCGATCTGAGCGAGCGCGAGGTAACGCCGCGCGATCTGTACCTGAACCGCCGCCACCTTTTGGCCGGGTTCGGGGGGATGATGCTGGCAGGCGCGGGCGCCGCACAGGCAGCGGTGAAAAGCCCGTTCAGCACGGATGAGACGCCGACCAGCCTGAAAGACATTACCAGCTACAATAACTTCTACGAATTCGGCACCGACAAATCCGACCCCGCCCGCAATGCCGGGCGCCTGACCGTGAAGCCGTGGAAGGTGAAGATCGACGGCATGGTGGGCAAGCCGGGCGAGTATGACCTTGATGACCTGCTGAAGGGCATGACGATTGAGGAGCGTATCTATCGCATGCGCTGTGTCGAAGGCTGGTCCATGGTCATCCCCTGGAATGGCTTTCCGCTGGCCAGCCTGCTGAAACGGGTGGAGCCACAGTCTGGTGCCAAGTTCGTGGCGTTTGAGACGCTGGTCCGCCCGTCGGAAATGTCGGGCCAGAGTGGATTCTTCAAGATCCTCGATTGGCCCTATGTGGAGGGGTTGCGCCTGGATGAGGCGATGAACCCCCTGACCCTGCTGGCCACCGGCCTTTACGGGGAGAGCCTGCCCAACCAGAACGGGGCGCCGTTGCGCCTTGTTGTGCCTTGGAAATACGGTTTCAAGGGCATCAAGTCCATCGTGCGTATCAGCCTGACCGACAAGCAGCCGGCTACCAGTTGGAATATCCAGGCGCCGCAGGAATATGGCTTCTATTCCAATGTGAACCCAGAGGTCGATCATCCGCGCTGGAGCCAGGCTACGGAGCGGCGGATCGGGGATGGTGGCGGCCTGTTTGCCAAGCGTCGTCCGACTCTGCCGTTCAACGGCTATGCCGACCAGGTGGCGAGCCTTTATGCCGGCATGGACCTGCGGAAATTCTATTGATGGCTATCGCCAATCTGCGCATCCAGCCGCGTTTTCCGACCTGGCCGGTCTATCTGGCGGGGCTTATACCGGCATTGTTCTATGTCTATCAGATTTTCTACGGCGATCTGGGGGCCGATCCGGCCAAGACATTGGAACATGCCATGGGCGAATGGGCCCTGCGGTTCCTGATCCTGGGATTGGCCATCACGCCATTGCGTCGGGAACTGGGTATCGGGCTGCTGAAGTACCGGCGTGCGGTTGGGCTGATTGCGTTTCTGTATGTCGTGCTGCACCTGACCGTCTATCTGCTTCTGGATCAGGGGTTAGACTGGCCGGCCATCTGGGCCGACATCGTCAAGCGGCCCTACATCACCATCGGTATGGCAGGCTTTGTCCTGTTGCTTCCGCTGGCGGCCACCAGCTTCAACGCCGCCATCCGCTGGGTCGGCGGGCGCAACTGGAACAGGCTGCACAAGCTTGTTTACCCGGCGGTGCTGGCGGGGGCCGTGCATTATGTGATGCTGGTGAAAAGCTGGCCGTTGGAACCACTGGTCTATCTGGCGATTGTGGTGGCTCTGCTGGGCTGGCGTGTTTGGCGGCGGACGTGACCCTTAGCCTTCATCCCCGCCGTCCCCGCCCGCCATTTTGAACCCGTCCAGCAGGGCCAGAAGGGCGGTGCGGCCAGCAACGCCCAGCGCCGTAGTCAGTTCCTGTTCATAGGCGTCGTGCCGGGCCTGGATTTCGCGCATCCGTTCCTGACCATGGTCGGTCAGGTGCAGACAGTAGGACCGCCGATCAGCGGGGGAGGGGGAGCGGACCAGCAGCCCGCGCCCTTCCAGCCCGTCCAGCAGCGGCACCAGATTGGCACGCTTCAGGCCCAGCGCGTCACTGATCTGTGACTGGCTGAGGCCGGGATTGTCACGGATCACCGTCAATATGGCGAACTGCGTCGGGCGGATATCGAATTCCGACATGAACTGCGTGAACAGGGTGAATGCCGCAATCTGGGCCCGCCGCAACCTGTAACCAACAGATCCCTGCAGGGCCGAAAGATCGATACCGCCGCGTTCATCCATACCGCTCACTCCACCTTTGCGCATTTGCCGGTGCAAACTATCGCCAAGTCAGGCGGATTTCGAGGGATTCGTGGTGTCCGCGGCCTGTTGGCGCAGAAGATGTTTCTGCACCTTGCCCGATCCGGTGCGCGGCAGGCTGTCGGTGATGAACACACGCTGTGGCCGCTTGTACCGTGCGCAGCGCCCGTCCAGGTGCGTCAGAACCTGTTCCGCCGTAACGGTATGGCCGGCGCGGGGCACCACATAGGCCCAGCCGACCTCGCCCCAGCGCTCATCTGGCACGCCGATGACGGCGGCCTCTGCCACGCTGTCCAGTTCCAAGATGGCGGCCTCCACCTCTGCTGGATACACATTCTCCCCACCGGAGATGAACATGTCCTTCTTGCGATCCACCAGATAATAGAAGCCGTCGGCATCCCGCCGTGCCGCATCCCCGGTGCGCAGCCAGCCGCCCTGTTGCGCCAGGGTCGGCAGTTCGGGACGGTTCCAGTAGCCGGGCGACAGGTTGGGGCCGTTGATCCAGATTTCCCCGACACCGCCATCTGACACGTCCCGTCCCTCATCATCGACCAGACGCAGGCGCAGAGTGGGCCCGGGGATGCCGGCGGAACCGGCCTTGGCCACGATGCGGGCACGGTCGGTGATGGGCATACCCAGCACGGTTCCAGCCTCACTCATCCCATAACCATCGGCGATGGTGATGCCATCCTCGGTGAACCGCTGGATCAGGGCGGCGGGCATGGGCGCGCCGCCGGTGCAGAGCGCGACCAGACGGCCTAGCCGTGCGGGGTTGTAATCGGGATGCTGACGTAGGGTCTGCGCCATCTGCGGCACGCACATGTAATGAGTGACACCCATATCGGGGTCCGCCAGACGGGACAGGGTCACCGCGGGGTCAAACCCACGCGACAGCAGCAGCGTTCCGCCTTGCGCCAGCGGGGTCCGCACCATTGTGACTAGGCCCACAACATGGAACAGCGGCATGTCGCAGAGCACGACGCTGTCGGCATTCAGGCGGTTCATCAGGCCGAAATTGATGTTCGTGAAGAACAGGTTGCTTTCGGTCAGCAAAGCCCCTTTGGGCCGGCCCGACGTGCCCGACGTGTATAGCAGCGTAGAGGGCTGATCCACGGATGGCGGTATCGCTGGGCGCAGCGGCTCCATAGCGGTCCAGGCTGCATCAGCCTGTGACAGTTCCAGGATTTCCGTGCCTGCGCAGCCTTCCGCCGCCAGCGTGGCAGTGTCCAAGAACTCTGCATCGGCCAGCAGCAGGGCCGGGGACGCATCCGCGACCTGGAACGCCAGTTCCGGTACCGTCAGACGCCAGTTCAAGGGGGCGAAGATGGAACCCAGGCGTGCGGCGGCCAGATGCAGCACGGGCATGGCCGCGTCATTGCGCCCGATAACCGCGATACGCTGTCCCGCCGCATCACCCAGCCGGGCCAACAGCCAGGCACAGCAACGGTTCACGGCGGCGTCCAGCCCGGCATAAGTGAACCGGCGCCCACCGACCAGATCAATCATGGCGATCTTGTCCGGCTGCGCTGCTGCCTGAAAGGCCAGCGGATCGGGGGCGGGAAGATGGGGGGTAACCATGGAACAGCCCTCAAACAATACCGACCTGACAGGTGCCGGGTCCCGTCAAGGGGACAGCCCGGCACAAGCAGCGCTTATCCGATTACCCGCGCTTGTACGCGCCAAGGCCGGGCTTGTAGCTCTTCTCATCGATGAACTGACGGATGCCTTCCTTGCGACCATTATTGTCAAAGGAATTGGCGGCTTCCTGTGCGCGGACCAGGAAGTCCTCGGCATTGTCATAGGTCATTTCCTTGACCCGGCGCACGGCATCCTTGGTGGCTTTCAGGGCCACCGGGTTCTTTTCCAGCAGGACCTTGGCGATCTCGGTCACGCGGTCCTTCAGCTGGGCCAGCGGCACCGCCTCGTTCACCAGACGCCATTCGGCGGCCTTCTTGCCGTCGATGGCTTCACCCGTCATGGCGTGGTACATAGCATCGCGCATCGGGATCAGGTCAACGACCACCTTGGTGGCGCCGCCGCCGGGCAAAATGCCCCAGTTGATCTCCGACAGGCCGAACTTAGCCTCTTCCGCTGCGATGGCCAGATCGCAGGAATAGAGCGGGCCGTAGCCGCCGCCGAAGCACCAGCCATTGACCATGGCGATGGTCGGCTTCTGGTACCAGCGCAGGCGGCGCCACCAGCCATAGCTTTCACGCTGCGCCTGACGGGTGGCGCCCAGACCCTTCTCCTCCGTCTCGCGGAAATATTCCTTCAGGTCCATGCCGGCGGACCAGGCGGTGCCTTCGCCCGACAGGACCAGGACGCCCACATCCTCGCGGAATTCCAGTTCGTCCAGAACCTCCATCATGCGGCGGTTCAGGGTCGGGCTCATGCAATTGCGCTTTTCCGGGCGGTTGAAACGGACCCAGGCGATGCCATCCACGACATCAAAGGCGACAGTGTCAGCGGTGCTCATCATGTTCATCCTGAATGGGGATATTCATCAGATCGGGAAATGGCCGGGCAGCGTTTCCAGTGTGATCCAGCGCAGTTCGGTGAAGGCATCGATGCCGGCCTTGCCGCCGAACCGGCCATAGCCGCTGTCCTTGACGCCGCCAAAAGGCATCTGCGCCTCATCATGGACGGTGGCGCCATTGACATGGCAGATGCCTGACTGGACACGCCGGGCCAGACGCAGGCCACGGGCCGCATCGCGGGTGAAGATGGAGGCGGACAGGCCGTATTCGGTATCGTTGGCAGTGCGGATGGCCGCATCCTCCCCGTCCACCCGCACGATGGTGGTCACGGGGCCAAAGCTTTCCTCGGCATAGATGCGCATGGCGGGCGTAACATGGTCCAGGATGGCCGCCGACATCAGCGTGCCCTTGGTTGGCGTCGGCTGATACAGCTTTGCCCCCTTGGACACGGCGTCGTCGATCAGGGCCTGGATGCTGGTGACAGCATGCGGATCGACCACGGAACCTAGCGGCGTCTTGCCTTCACGCGGGTCGCCGGCGACCAGGGTGGCTGCCTTGGCCGCGAATTTCTCAACGAACGCGTCGGCCACCTTGTTGTCCACCACGATGCGTTCGGTCGACATGCAGATCTGTCCGGAATTGAAGAAGGCGCCGAAGGCGGCGGCCTTCACTGCCTCATCCAGGTCGGCATCATCCAGCACCACGAACGGCGCCTTGCCACCCAGTTCCAGCAGCACCGGCTTCAGATTGCGGCCCGCGCGTTCGGCGATGATGCGGCCTACGCGGGTGGAACCGGTGAAGTTGATCCGGCGAACCGCGGGATGGTCGATCAGGGCACCGACGATGCCACCGGCATCCTCTGGCGCGTTGGTCACGACATTAACAACGCCCGCCGGGAAGCCGGCATCGGCCAGGGCCGCACCGATCAGGGCATGCGTGCGGGGGCACAGTTCGGACGCCTTCAGGATCACCGCATTGCCGCAAGCCAGTGCCGTTGCCACGGCTCGTACGCCCAGGATGACGGGCGCGTTCCACGGGGCAATGCCCAGGATCACGCCCACCGGCTGGCGCACCGCCATGGCTATGCAGCCTGGCTTGTCGGACGGAATCACCTCGCCATTGATCTGTGTGGTCATCGACGCGGCCTCGCGCAGCATGGAGGCGGCCAGCGTTACATTAAACCCGGCCCAGCCGGCGGTGGCACCAGTTTCGGCGGCCATGGCGGCGATGAAGTCCGGCATGCGGGCCGTCAGGGCCTCAGACGCCTTTAGCAGCAGGGCGCGGCGGGCATTGGGGCCGGTTTCCGACCAGGCAGGAAAGGCGGCGGCGGCGGCATCCGCGGCTTCGCGTGCATCATCGATGCTGGCAGCGGCGGCGGTGCTGGCCACCTCCCCGGTCAGGGGATTGAGACGGGTGAAGCTGCGGCCCTCGGCGGCCGGACGGGTCTTGCCGCCGATCAGCAGGGCGGCGTCCAATTGCGTGCTCATGCGCCATTTCCTCCCATATAGGGCCATCGGCCCGTTATTAGTTATGTTATATAATGAATTTTGCAGCGACGCAAGAGGGGGTGCGTAGGGAATGCGCTCGGTCGCTGTCGGGTGTTCTCCGCTCCACACTCAAGCCATTGATTGGCAGGACATACAGGGGCGGATGCGTCACATGATTAAAAGCATTAACGCCAACCCTTGTCCAATAAAATGATTATGCATGATAACAAGATTCTGTATTATGATGTCATCAGAATCGCCAAAGCCCCCGCCACGAGGGGCATAGACGGGAGGTTACCCATGGGCGCACCCGCCCAATCCGTGCCGCGTGGCGGCATCACCCTGCTTCTCTGCTTCCTGATCGCGCTGCTGGAAGGCTTTGATATTCAAGCCATCGGCGTTGCGGCCCCGTATCTGATCCCGCAACTGGGCCTGACGCCTGGACAGGCGGGTGTGGTGTTTGGGGCCGGCATGGCGGGCCTTGTGCTTGGCGCCTTCACCGGCGGCTGGTTGGCCGACCGTATGGGACGCAAAGGCCTGCTGATGGTCTGTGTGGCGATTTTCGGCCTGTTCACGCTTGCCACGTTGGTGGCGACCGGTCCGGTATCGCTTGGCGTCTTCCGGCTCTTCGCAGGTGCCGGCATGGGGGCGGCGATGCCCAGCCTTGTGGCGGTTGCGCTGGAAATCGCGCCACCGGAACGCCGTACCCGCACCATCACGCTGATGTTTTCCGGCATGCCGGCGGGTGGCGCCTTGGCCGCGCTGTTTGCGGCGGGTCTGCTGGAGCAGTATGGCTGGCACTCCATCTTCCTGGCCGGCGGCGTGTTGCCCCTGTTGCTGCTGCCCGCCATGTGGAAGCTGATGCCCGACAGCCGGGTGGTTCATGCCTCCCTGGCGGAGCGTCCCGGTGCTGTAAAGGCACTGTTTGGTGAGGGGCGGTTGCTGATCACCCTGCTGGCCTGGTTCACCTTTGGCATGACGCTGCTGGTTCTGTATCTGCTGCTGAACTGGCTGCCGTCGCTGGTTGCTGCCAAGGGGTTGGGCGGTGTCGGTGGGGCAGGGGCGGCCTTTGCCTTCAATGCCGGCAGTATTGTCGGGGCCCTGGGGATCGGGTTTCTGGTTGACCGGCTGGGGCCACGCATTCCCATCATCGCG from Niveispirillum cyanobacteriorum includes these protein-coding regions:
- the msrP gene encoding protein-methionine-sulfoxide reductase catalytic subunit MsrP, translated to MLLRHAPDLSEREVTPRDLYLNRRHLLAGFGGMMLAGAGAAQAAVKSPFSTDETPTSLKDITSYNNFYEFGTDKSDPARNAGRLTVKPWKVKIDGMVGKPGEYDLDDLLKGMTIEERIYRMRCVEGWSMVIPWNGFPLASLLKRVEPQSGAKFVAFETLVRPSEMSGQSGFFKILDWPYVEGLRLDEAMNPLTLLATGLYGESLPNQNGAPLRLVVPWKYGFKGIKSIVRISLTDKQPATSWNIQAPQEYGFYSNVNPEVDHPRWSQATERRIGDGGGLFAKRRPTLPFNGYADQVASLYAGMDLRKFY
- the msrQ gene encoding protein-methionine-sulfoxide reductase heme-binding subunit MsrQ, producing the protein MAIANLRIQPRFPTWPVYLAGLIPALFYVYQIFYGDLGADPAKTLEHAMGEWALRFLILGLAITPLRRELGIGLLKYRRAVGLIAFLYVVLHLTVYLLLDQGLDWPAIWADIVKRPYITIGMAGFVLLLPLAATSFNAAIRWVGGRNWNRLHKLVYPAVLAGAVHYVMLVKSWPLEPLVYLAIVVALLGWRVWRRT
- a CDS encoding MarR family winged helix-turn-helix transcriptional regulator, coding for MDERGGIDLSALQGSVGYRLRRAQIAAFTLFTQFMSEFDIRPTQFAILTVIRDNPGLSQSQISDALGLKRANLVPLLDGLEGRGLLVRSPSPADRRSYCLHLTDHGQERMREIQARHDAYEQELTTALGVAGRTALLALLDGFKMAGGDGGDEG
- a CDS encoding AMP-binding protein — translated: MVTPHLPAPDPLAFQAAAQPDKIAMIDLVGGRRFTYAGLDAAVNRCCAWLLARLGDAAGQRIAVIGRNDAAMPVLHLAAARLGSIFAPLNWRLTVPELAFQVADASPALLLADAEFLDTATLAAEGCAGTEILELSQADAAWTAMEPLRPAIPPSVDQPSTLLYTSGTSGRPKGALLTESNLFFTNINFGLMNRLNADSVVLCDMPLFHVVGLVTMVRTPLAQGGTLLLSRGFDPAVTLSRLADPDMGVTHYMCVPQMAQTLRQHPDYNPARLGRLVALCTGGAPMPAALIQRFTEDGITIADGYGMSEAGTVLGMPITDRARIVAKAGSAGIPGPTLRLRLVDDEGRDVSDGGVGEIWINGPNLSPGYWNRPELPTLAQQGGWLRTGDAARRDADGFYYLVDRKKDMFISGGENVYPAEVEAAILELDSVAEAAVIGVPDERWGEVGWAYVVPRAGHTVTAEQVLTHLDGRCARYKRPQRVFITDSLPRTGSGKVQKHLLRQQAADTTNPSKSA
- a CDS encoding p-hydroxycinnamoyl CoA hydratase/lyase — its product is MMSTADTVAFDVVDGIAWVRFNRPEKRNCMSPTLNRRMMEVLDELEFREDVGVLVLSGEGTAWSAGMDLKEYFRETEEKGLGATRQAQRESYGWWRRLRWYQKPTIAMVNGWCFGGGYGPLYSCDLAIAAEEAKFGLSEINWGILPGGGATKVVVDLIPMRDAMYHAMTGEAIDGKKAAEWRLVNEAVPLAQLKDRVTEIAKVLLEKNPVALKATKDAVRRVKEMTYDNAEDFLVRAQEAANSFDNNGRKEGIRQFIDEKSYKPGLGAYKRG
- a CDS encoding aldehyde dehydrogenase gives rise to the protein MSTQLDAALLIGGKTRPAAEGRSFTRLNPLTGEVASTAAAASIDDAREAADAAAAAFPAWSETGPNARRALLLKASEALTARMPDFIAAMAAETGATAGWAGFNVTLAASMLREAASMTTQINGEVIPSDKPGCIAMAVRQPVGVILGIAPWNAPVILGVRAVATALACGNAVILKASELCPRTHALIGAALADAGFPAGVVNVVTNAPEDAGGIVGALIDHPAVRRINFTGSTRVGRIIAERAGRNLKPVLLELGGKAPFVVLDDADLDEAVKAAAFGAFFNSGQICMSTERIVVDNKVADAFVEKFAAKAATLVAGDPREGKTPLGSVVDPHAVTSIQALIDDAVSKGAKLYQPTPTKGTLMSAAILDHVTPAMRIYAEESFGPVTTIVRVDGEDAAIRTANDTEYGLSASIFTRDAARGLRLARRVQSGICHVNGATVHDEAQMPFGGVKDSGYGRFGGKAGIDAFTELRWITLETLPGHFPI
- a CDS encoding MFS transporter, whose product is MGAPAQSVPRGGITLLLCFLIALLEGFDIQAIGVAAPYLIPQLGLTPGQAGVVFGAGMAGLVLGAFTGGWLADRMGRKGLLMVCVAIFGLFTLATLVATGPVSLGVFRLFAGAGMGAAMPSLVAVALEIAPPERRTRTITLMFSGMPAGGALAALFAAGLLEQYGWHSIFLAGGVLPLLLLPAMWKLMPDSRVVHASLAERPGAVKALFGEGRLLITLLAWFTFGMTLLVLYLLLNWLPSLVAAKGLGGVGGAGAAFAFNAGSIVGALGIGFLVDRLGPRIPIIAAYPCLALAMFGLAGAENLVPVLVLAGLAGFFLLGAQYSLYGIIPLYYPGVVRGLATGASIAVGRLGSIAGPLVAGHLLGQGWGPAGVAMAMVPVVLAAGVSAAVMTIRGRYVDNG